A region of the Candidatus Atribacteria bacterium ADurb.Bin276 genome:
TTTATCTAAAGCCGCTAAAAATTTTCTTTTTGAATTGGCTACAACTAAATCCGAATCTTCATGAGGTAATGGTTTGACTTCAAAAGAAATAACTGGTTTTTTAGTCATTACCCTTTGATTAAAATAATCAATTTTTTCAAGAGCAATCATAAAATAGGCTACCTCTTGATAATCATTACAACCACCGGCAATTCCAAAACGTGGATGATGATCTCCATAAAAAGGATTTTTCTTTTCCAGGATACCGTTTCCTATATGAACATGGCCAATAAAGGGAGCCAATAGTTTCAAAACGTAGTATGGGTCCTCAAAGGTTAAAGGTAGGTGAGAAAGGTCAACAGTTAAAGAAAAAGCTGGATAATCAGCTTTTACGCTTTTTGCTATATCAAAGGCATCGGGAGCTGGACCGATTAATACTTTTTTATCAACAGTATGATCAAATATTTCGAGGTCGATCCCCAATTGATATCCTGCTGTATTTCCTATTTCTTGGGAATAACGGCACAATTCTCTTAAAGAATGAATCAAATTTTGTTTTAATTCATCTTTTTTTTCTGTGAAGTCGTACTGGCCCGATAAAAAGGTTAAAGCACGGGCCCGGCACCGATATGAGCGCTCAATTTGCATTTTGCATAATTGAATCGCCTGGTGTCTTTCTTCATCATTTCCTGCATTGAGATTGATCTTTTTTGATAAAAGAAATGGTTGTGCCCCGAGTAAAAATTCAACATCGGCTGTTTCACATAGAGCTGAAATTTTTTCCAAAATGTTATCTTCATATAACATATTCACTTCAATTGCTTGGAAAAAGTCATCGTTTAAAATTTTATGGACAGATTTTAAGATTTCGTCCTCGGTTTTAACCTGAGGGTAAGCCATAAAATGGACAATACCCATGTGAAAAGTTGCGTGCCACGGATACATATTATTTATCCTCCAGTTATGAGTTTTATTGAATAGGTTTTATTTTTTTAACGACTGTATAATCCAACAAGTTGTGCTTCTTCTATAACCTTTCCTTTGATAGCTGCCAATACTTGATCTCGATTTAATCCTGTTTTCTGATCAAGTTTTGTATTTAAAGCCAACAGGCGGAAAAAATAGCGATGTGGTTTACCCGGAGGTGGACAAGGACCCCCATATCCCAATTTTTTAAAATCATTCATTCCAGTTAAAATCTTCTCTTGAGTAATCAATTCTTCTTGACTATTCAGGTTTTCAGGAATCGAATGCAATCCCGCAGGAATATTGTATAGAACCCAGTGAGTCCATATCCCAACCGGAGCATCAGGGTCTTCACAGATAAGGACCAGACTAACCGTGCCCTCTGGAAGGTTCTCCCAGATTAATTCTGGAGAAATGTTCTCCCCTTCACAAGTAAACTTTTTTGGGATCATGCTTCCTTCGGTAAAGGACGGACTTTTTAGTATAAATTGATCTGTATTCGTGGCAATAGCTGCTTTATCAAAAGGAAATAATGTAAATACCAAAAATAACAGAATAAGAACAATAAAAAAATTCCTCCTATTCATCTTCAACTCCCCCCCCTTCATCAGTCTTTATGTTGCTTTGCAGCTATAGGTAAAAATGAAAAATCCCAATTAAATCCGTCATTGCTAGGAGTTCAACCGTTTTTTGGTTAGGCAATGTAACAATCCCATCCACCCACCCCATCATTCTTAGGAGCGTATTATACGACGTGAGAATCTCATCTCATGCTATCGGCGTC
Encoded here:
- a CDS encoding putative kinase inhibitor protein, whose translation is MNRRNFFIVLILLFLVFTLFPFDKAAIATNTDQFILKSPSFTEGSMIPKKFTCEGENISPELIWENLPEGTVSLVLICEDPDAPVGIWTHWVLYNIPAGLHSIPENLNSQEELITQEKILTGMNDFKKLGYGGPCPPPGKPHRYFFRLLALNTKLDQKTGLNRDQVLAAIKGKVIEEAQLVGLYSR
- a CDS encoding Xylose isomerase-like TIM barrel, which gives rise to MYPWHATFHMGIVHFMAYPQVKTEDEILKSVHKILNDDFFQAIEVNMLYEDNILEKISALCETADVEFLLGAQPFLLSKKINLNAGNDEERHQAIQLCKMQIERSYRCRARALTFLSGQYDFTEKKDELKQNLIHSLRELCRYSQEIGNTAGYQLGIDLEIFDHTVDKKVLIGPAPDAFDIAKSVKADYPAFSLTVDLSHLPLTFEDPYYVLKLLAPFIGHVHIGNGILEKKNPFYGDHHPRFGIAGGCNDYQEVAYFMIALEKIDYFNQRVMTKKPVISFEVKPLPHEDSDLVVANSKRKFLAALDKAHIDYKELGYKL